Part of the Gimesia chilikensis genome, TCCCGAGTTCGAGCTCTACCATATATCTCAGACCGGAGTGTCTGAGTACGTGGCGCTGAGTCACTTTGAAAAACAGGAGTTGCGGGAAACGCATCGTTTCTCCAGGGAATGAAAACGACCATGTCAACTGATTACAATATTTTACTGATCGAGGATGACCGTGAGATTTCCAGCACCTTGAGTGGTGTGATTAAATCTGCGGGCTATAACATCATCGTGGCCCCCAACGGACTGGAAGGGCAGAAGCTCGCCCAGACAGAGAATCCCGATCTCGTCATCACCGATATGATGATGCCTAAGATGGGAGGTTTCCCCGTGCTGGAAACTCTCAAGTCGCTGCCTTCTCCCCCCAAGGTGATCATGATCACCGCCAATGAAGGTGGTCGGCACAAAGCGTATGCCGAGATGCTCGGAGTCGACGACTATCTGCGGAAGCCTTTCGCGATGGACGTCTTTCTGGATGCCATCGCCCGCGTTTTGGCAAAAGACTCGGACGACGGAGATGATAGCAAACCCGCCAAAGGACCTCTGTCACGCTCACGTAAAAAATCGTAAGCGTCCTGCCTGCCCTTACCCCCCGGCAACCAGCGCGACGTAGTACCAGTACAACCCGGTCAACGACGTCAGCGTGATATCGATCGTAGAAATCCAGCCCAGTTTTTTGTGCAGGCTGCTGTGCGCACAGGGTACGGGCGGATTGGGAATACGTTTCAGAGCCAAAATCAGCGTCGTTCCCCAGAAGAAAGGTGTGCTGACGGCGAACAGCAGGTGCACGTAGAGGACATTCCGGACATAGTCGAACTGTTCGGGTGTCAGGGGGACCTCGCGTTGCTTAACGATATTCTGCCAGCCGCCGTGCATGATCTGGACGTCCACTTCGAAGGCGGCCACCGCCACCAGCAGGACAGCTCCGAGCAGAATCTGCAGCTTTTTGTGCAGCGCAAAATTATGTTTGATTTTAACTGCGTAGAGGCTGAATAAGAGAAGTGGGACAATCAGCAACAGTGCCGTGACCACAA contains:
- a CDS encoding response regulator transcription factor; protein product: MSTDYNILLIEDDREISSTLSGVIKSAGYNIIVAPNGLEGQKLAQTENPDLVITDMMMPKMGGFPVLETLKSLPSPPKVIMITANEGGRHKAYAEMLGVDDYLRKPFAMDVFLDAIARVLAKDSDDGDDSKPAKGPLSRSRKKS
- a CDS encoding DUF420 domain-containing protein, with protein sequence MEHGFLGYRSTFMLDFVVTALLLIVPLLLFSLYAVKIKHNFALHKKLQILLGAVLLVAVAAFEVDVQIMHGGWQNIVKQREVPLTPEQFDYVRNVLYVHLLFAVSTPFFWGTTLILALKRIPNPPVPCAHSSLHKKLGWISTIDITLTSLTGLYWYYVALVAGG